A single genomic interval of Oenanthe melanoleuca isolate GR-GAL-2019-014 chromosome 13, OMel1.0, whole genome shotgun sequence harbors:
- the LOC130258791 gene encoding histidine--tRNA ligase, cytoplasmic translates to MAAEEAAVRAQADAVRRLKQDKADPDEIAKEVTKLLEMKAQLGADEGKHKFVLKTPKGTRDFGPKEMAIRERAFKAIISCFKRHGAEVIDTPVFELKETLTGKYGEDSKLIYDLKDQGGELLSLRYDLTVPFARYLAMNKITNIKRYHIAKVYRRDNPAMTRGRYREFYQCDFDIAGQFDPMIPDAECLKIVHEILSDLQLGDFVIKVNDRRILDGMFAVCGVPDSKFRTICSSVDKLDKMPWEEVRSEMVGEKGLSPEAADHIGEYVQLHGGLDLIERLLQDPKLSQNKLAREGLGDMKLLFEYLTLFGITGKISFDLSLARGLDYYTGVIFEAVLLQQDNEHGEEPVGVGSVAGGGRYDGLVGMFDPKGRKVPCVGVSIGIERIFSILEQRLEASEEKVRTTETQVLVASAQKKLLEERLKLISELWDAGIKAEMLYKKNPKLLNQLQYCEDTGIPLVAIVGEQELKDGVVKLRIVATREEVNVRRESLVEEIRIRTSQC, encoded by the exons ATGGCGGCGGAGGAGGCGGCGGTGCGGGCCCAGGCGGACGCCGTGCGGAGGCTCAAACAGGACAAGGCCGATCCTGACGAG ATTGCAAAGGAAGTGACAAAGCTGCTCGAGAtgaaggcacagctgggggcaGATGAGGGGAAACACAAGTTTGTGCTCAAGACCCCGAAG GGCACACGGGATTTTGGCCCCAAGGAAATGGCCATCCGTGAGAGAGCCTTCAAAGCCATCATCTCGTGCTTCAAGCGCCACGGAGCCGAGGTCATTGACACGCCGGTGTTCGAGCTGAAG GAGACACTGACAGGGAAATATGGTGAAGACTCGAAGCTCATCTATGATCTAAAAGATCAGGGaggagagctgctgtccctgcgCTATGACCTGACA GTGCCGTTTGCTCGCTACCTGGCCATGAACAAGATCACCAACATCAAGCGCTACCACATTGCCAAGGTGTACAGGAGGGACAACCCTGCCATGACCAGAGGCCGCTACCGCGAGTTCTACCAGTGT GATTTTGACATCGCTGGACAGTTTGACCCCATGATTCCTGATGCTGAGTGCCTGAAGATTGTGCACGAGATCCTGAGTGACCTGCAGCTCGGGGACTTTGTCATCAAG gTCAATGACCGGCGCATCCTTGATGGGATGTTTGCAGTTTGTGGCGTCCCGGACAGCAAATTCCGAACCATCTGCTCCAGCGTTGACAAACTGGATAAG ATGCCATGGGAAGAAGTGAGGAGTGAGATGGTGGGAGAGAAGGGGCTCTCTCCTGAGGCTGCAGATCACATTGGGGAGTATGTCCAGCTCCATG GTGGGCTGGACCTGATTGAGCGGCTTCTCCAGGACCCAAAGCTATCCCAGAACAAgctggccagggaagggctgggggacaTGAAGCTGCTGTTTGAGTACCTGACCCTGTTTGGCATCACAGGCAAg atcTCCTTCGACCTGAGCCTGGCGCGGGGCCTGGACTATTACACAGGGGTGATCTttgaggctgtgctgctgcagcaggacaacGAGCACGGGGAGGAGCCGGTCGGCGTTGGGAGCGTGGCTGGAGGCGGCCGCTACGACGGGCTGGTGGGGATGTTTGATCCCAAGGGCAGGAAGGTGCCCTGTGTGGGGGTCAGCATTGGCATCGAGCGGATCTTCTCCATCCTGGAACAGAGACTGGAG GCCTCTGAGGAAAAGGTCAGGACAACGGAGACCCAGGTGCTGGTGGCCTCTGCCCAAAAGAAGCTCCTTGAAGAGCGACTGAAGCTCatctctgagctctgggatgctgGAATCAAG GCAGAGATGCTGTACAAGAAGAACCCCAAGCTGCTGAATCAGCTGCAGTACTGTGAGGATACAGGCATCCCTCTTGTGGCCATTGTGGGTGAGCAGGAGCTCAAAGATGGAGTCGTCAAGCTGCGGATTGTGGCAACCAGGGAGGAG GTGAATGTTCGCAGGGAGAGCCTGGTGGAGGAGATCAGGATACGAACAAGTCAGTGTTAA